In Herbaspirillum seropedicae, a single window of DNA contains:
- a CDS encoding class I SAM-dependent methyltransferase, whose amino-acid sequence MRSHQQVVTEQFGSTAAAYLSSTVHAQGADLQELAAIAAAIPAARVLDLGCGGGHASFAVAPVVEKVIAYDLSPAMLDVVATAAAERGLANLAVRQGSADRLDFPDASFDLVCTRFSAHHWRNLPQALAEVFRVLKMGGRFIVIDTAAPADVLADTYVQSIELLRDTSHVRNISLRSWRKLLARAGFGVSSDKTWKLRLEFDSWVARMRTPQQNIVAIKALWQAAPEEVRQYFALDEAGSFSIDVAMLDACKL is encoded by the coding sequence ATGCGCAGCCATCAGCAAGTCGTCACCGAACAGTTCGGCAGCACCGCCGCCGCCTACCTCAGCAGCACCGTCCACGCGCAGGGCGCCGATCTGCAGGAATTGGCCGCCATCGCCGCCGCCATTCCGGCCGCACGCGTACTTGACCTGGGATGTGGCGGCGGCCATGCGAGCTTCGCGGTCGCACCGGTGGTGGAGAAGGTGATCGCCTATGACCTCTCGCCGGCCATGCTGGACGTGGTTGCCACCGCAGCAGCCGAACGCGGCCTGGCCAACCTGGCGGTGCGCCAGGGTAGCGCCGACCGGCTCGACTTCCCCGACGCCAGCTTCGACCTGGTTTGCACCCGCTTCTCGGCGCATCACTGGCGCAACCTGCCGCAGGCGCTGGCCGAGGTGTTCCGGGTGCTCAAGATGGGCGGGCGCTTCATCGTCATCGACACCGCCGCCCCCGCCGATGTGCTGGCCGATACCTATGTACAGTCCATCGAGTTGTTGCGCGACACCTCGCACGTGCGCAACATCAGCCTGCGTTCCTGGCGCAAGCTGCTGGCCCGGGCCGGCTTTGGCGTCTCCAGCGACAAGACCTGGAAGCTGCGCCTGGAATTCGACAGCTGGGTGGCCCGCATGCGCACCCCGCAGCAGAACATCGTGGCCATCAAGGCCCTGTGGCAGGCGGCTCCGGAAGAAGTGCGGCAGTATTTCGCCCTGGACGAGGCCGGGTCGTTTTCCATCGATGTGGCTATGCTGGATGCCTGCAAGCTCTGA
- a CDS encoding phasin family protein: MTTYTEQFSAAAKANAEAQIALFSQLASKTFEGVEKLVDLNLKAARSTLEESQAAAQKLFAAKDPQEFFALTSAHAQPTLEKSVAYGRHLSGIFSSTQAELTKAAEAQIAEVNRKVVAMIDEVAKNAPAGSEQAVSVLKSAIGNMSAGYEQFTKNAKQAAEVLEANVTNAVEQMSQAGAKVTRGARK; encoded by the coding sequence ATGACGACCTACACCGAGCAATTTTCCGCTGCAGCCAAAGCCAACGCAGAAGCGCAAATCGCCCTGTTCAGCCAGCTGGCCAGCAAGACCTTTGAAGGCGTGGAAAAACTGGTGGACCTGAACCTGAAGGCAGCCCGCTCCACCCTGGAAGAAAGCCAAGCCGCCGCCCAGAAGCTGTTCGCGGCCAAGGACCCGCAGGAATTCTTCGCACTGACCAGCGCCCACGCCCAGCCGACGCTGGAAAAGTCGGTCGCCTATGGCCGTCACCTCAGCGGCATCTTCTCCAGCACCCAGGCTGAACTGACCAAGGCTGCCGAAGCCCAGATCGCCGAAGTCAACCGCAAGGTCGTGGCGATGATCGACGAAGTCGCCAAGAACGCACCGGCCGGTTCCGAGCAGGCTGTGTCCGTGCTCAAGTCGGCCATCGGCAACATGAGCGCCGGCTACGAGCAGTTCACCAAGAATGCCAAGCAAGCCGCCGAAGTGCTGGAAGCCAATGTCACCAACGCCGTGGAACAGATGTCCCAGGCTGGCGCCAAAGTGACCCGCGGCGCCCGCAAGTAA
- a CDS encoding DMT family transporter, with translation MMPSPAGASRPRQLLMSLVPLLFVLIWSTGFIVAKFGLPYAPPLTFLLLRFTGVLLVLLPLVLLFRAPWPHGRIRHVAVAGVLLQAGYLAGVWCAIKIGMPAGLSALIVGLQPILTAFAAPLLGESVRGRQWLGLALGLCGVGLVVANKISLIGLSTASIALCVFALLCITAGTLYQKRYCAHFDLRTGTAIQFMASIVVVLPLAVAVEGLDWRLSNVAWTPQFIGALLWSVLALSIGAIFLLFALIRRSAATSVTSLLYLTPPTTAVMAWLMFGEAFSLIGALGMLVGVIGVAFVVRK, from the coding sequence ATGATGCCTTCCCCCGCTGGCGCAAGCCGGCCCCGCCAGCTCCTGATGAGCCTGGTGCCGTTGTTGTTCGTGCTGATCTGGAGTACCGGCTTCATCGTCGCCAAATTCGGCCTGCCCTATGCGCCGCCGCTGACCTTCCTGCTCTTGCGTTTCACCGGCGTGCTGCTGGTGCTGCTGCCGCTGGTGCTGTTGTTCCGCGCTCCCTGGCCGCATGGCCGTATCCGTCATGTGGCTGTGGCTGGCGTGTTGTTGCAGGCGGGTTACCTGGCCGGCGTGTGGTGCGCCATCAAGATCGGCATGCCGGCCGGCTTGTCGGCCCTGATCGTCGGGCTGCAACCCATCCTGACCGCCTTCGCCGCGCCCTTGCTGGGCGAGTCCGTGCGTGGACGGCAGTGGCTGGGACTGGCGCTGGGCCTGTGCGGGGTGGGGCTGGTGGTGGCCAACAAGATCTCGCTCATCGGCCTGTCCACGGCCAGCATCGCCCTGTGCGTGTTTGCCTTGCTGTGCATCACGGCGGGCACCTTGTACCAGAAGCGCTATTGCGCGCACTTCGACCTGCGCACAGGCACCGCGATCCAGTTCATGGCTTCCATCGTGGTGGTGCTGCCCTTGGCGGTGGCCGTGGAAGGACTCGACTGGCGCTTGAGCAATGTGGCCTGGACCCCGCAGTTCATCGGTGCGCTGTTGTGGTCGGTGCTGGCCCTGTCCATCGGCGCGATCTTTCTGCTCTTTGCGCTGATCCGGCGCAGCGCCGCCACCAGCGTCACCAGCCTGCTCTACCTGACGCCGCCCACCACCGCCGTGATGGCCTGGCTGATGTTCGGGGAAGCGTTCAGCCTCATCGGCGCGCTGGGCATGCTGGTGGGGGTGATCGGCGTGGCCTTCGTTGTGCGCAAATAA
- a CDS encoding sterol desaturase family protein, protein MIQTISDLFAAVQGWLFQTLVQPLVFFIGMGEFVEEAFTGTEFVLVGLCELVILFLILRPLESAIPVHPITDPRARWNDFIYTVLQRLGVIPIVAFLLLDPALSYLSEALHLEGWGSFNLDQIWPGVTDQALVSFLLYMVVLDLCEYVYHWAQHNVRWMWALHSLHHSQQNMNLWSDDRNHMLDNLFHDIIFGLIAVFIGVEPSQYILLVSLSRMLQSLQHANVRIHFGRIGEYLLVSPRFHRTHHAVGLGHESRGRNSLGGHNFAVLFPIWDVLFRTAHFSQGFAMTGVRDQLPPPAGKGRDYGRGFWMQQWLGVKRIVEFSRRKVR, encoded by the coding sequence ATGATCCAGACCATTTCCGATCTTTTTGCCGCCGTCCAGGGCTGGCTATTCCAGACTCTCGTGCAACCGCTGGTGTTCTTCATCGGCATGGGGGAATTCGTCGAAGAAGCCTTTACCGGCACCGAATTCGTCCTGGTGGGCCTGTGCGAGCTGGTGATCCTCTTCCTCATCCTGCGTCCGCTGGAGTCGGCCATCCCGGTGCATCCCATCACCGATCCGCGCGCGCGCTGGAACGATTTCATCTATACCGTGCTGCAGCGGCTGGGCGTGATCCCCATCGTGGCCTTCCTGCTGCTCGATCCGGCGCTGTCCTACCTGTCCGAGGCGCTGCACCTGGAAGGCTGGGGCAGCTTCAACCTCGACCAGATCTGGCCGGGCGTGACCGACCAGGCGCTGGTGAGCTTCTTGCTCTACATGGTGGTGCTGGACCTGTGTGAATATGTCTATCACTGGGCGCAGCACAATGTGCGCTGGATGTGGGCGCTGCACAGCCTGCACCATAGCCAGCAGAACATGAACCTGTGGAGCGATGACCGCAACCACATGCTGGACAACCTGTTCCACGACATCATCTTCGGCCTGATCGCCGTCTTCATCGGCGTGGAACCCTCGCAGTACATCCTGCTGGTGTCGCTCTCGCGCATGCTGCAGAGCCTGCAGCACGCCAACGTACGCATCCACTTCGGCCGCATCGGCGAATACCTGCTGGTGTCGCCGCGCTTCCATCGCACGCACCACGCCGTCGGCCTGGGCCATGAAAGCCGGGGCCGCAACTCGCTGGGCGGGCACAATTTTGCCGTGCTGTTCCCGATCTGGGATGTGCTCTTCCGCACCGCCCACTTCAGCCAGGGCTTTGCCATGACTGGCGTGCGCGACCAGCTGCCGCCGCCGGCCGGCAAGGGACGCGACTATGGTCGCGGCTTCTGGATGCAGCAATGGCTGGGCGTGAAGCGCATCGTTGAGTTCAGCCGCCGGAAAGTGCGCTGA
- a CDS encoding 2-hydroxyacid dehydrogenase codes for MKPKIFVARAVFPEVLARLEQHFEVESNQDDRIYSAAELQAKAQGKDGLFTTPSEPVTAALFAANPQLKAVCNMAVGYNNIDVAAATQAGVMATNTPDVLNETTADFGWALMMAAARRITESEHFLRAGKWKKWSYDSFVGPDIHGATLGIIGMGRIGQAIARRSLGFDMQVLYHNRSRLAPELEARANHARYVSKEELLRQADHVILVLPYSKDTHHTIAAAELALMKPTATLTNIARGGIVDDAALIAALREGRIAAAGVDVFENEPAFKPEFLDLSNVVLTPHIASASTPTRLAMANCAADNLIAALSGQRPPNLLNPDVVKG; via the coding sequence ATGAAACCCAAGATCTTCGTCGCCCGCGCCGTCTTCCCCGAAGTCCTGGCGCGCCTGGAGCAGCATTTCGAGGTCGAATCCAACCAGGACGACCGCATCTACAGCGCCGCTGAACTGCAGGCCAAGGCGCAGGGCAAGGATGGCCTCTTCACCACCCCCAGCGAGCCGGTGACGGCGGCGCTGTTTGCCGCCAACCCGCAGTTGAAGGCTGTCTGCAACATGGCCGTGGGTTACAACAACATCGACGTGGCCGCCGCCACCCAGGCCGGTGTGATGGCGACCAATACCCCCGACGTGCTCAACGAAACCACCGCCGACTTCGGCTGGGCGCTGATGATGGCCGCGGCGCGCCGCATCACCGAGTCGGAACACTTCCTGCGCGCCGGCAAGTGGAAGAAATGGAGCTATGACAGCTTCGTCGGTCCCGACATCCATGGCGCCACGCTGGGCATCATCGGCATGGGCCGCATCGGCCAGGCCATTGCCCGCCGCTCGCTGGGCTTCGATATGCAGGTGCTCTACCACAACCGCTCGCGCCTGGCGCCGGAGCTGGAAGCGCGCGCCAACCACGCCCGTTACGTCAGCAAGGAAGAGCTGCTGCGCCAGGCTGACCACGTGATCCTGGTGTTGCCCTACTCGAAAGACACCCACCACACCATCGCCGCAGCCGAACTGGCGCTGATGAAGCCGACCGCTACCCTCACCAACATCGCCCGCGGCGGCATCGTCGATGATGCGGCGTTGATTGCCGCGCTGCGCGAAGGCCGCATCGCTGCCGCCGGCGTGGATGTGTTCGAGAATGAACCAGCCTTCAAGCCGGAATTCCTGGATCTCAGCAATGTCGTGCTCACGCCCCACATCGCCAGCGCTTCCACGCCGACGCGCCTGGCCATGGCCAACTGCGCAGCCGATAACCTGATTGCGGCCCTGTCGGGCCAGCGTCCGCCCAACCTGCTCAATCCGGACGTCGTCAAGGGCTGA
- a CDS encoding EI24 domain-containing protein, whose protein sequence is MRLFIASFGRALLAQLHIRMLWLTVLPFVVSLALWALCLWLGLQPVIDWLQDYFVSHGMFGEIGGMLAWFGMGALKTVLVPLLAMWTLLPLMIITALVFVGLFTIPAIARHIGARHYPMLEKRYGGSVAGSLWTSLWCFAVFTVLWISTIWVFLIPPLALVIHSLLWGWLTYRVMAYDTLADYASAEERRAVLHLHRWPLLAVGTVAGALGAAPTLLWLGGVLSVILLPALAALAIWLYVVVFVFTGLWFQFYCLEALLRHRRGQAPDGPQGEIKDVTPR, encoded by the coding sequence ATGCGCTTGTTCATCGCCTCCTTCGGGCGCGCCCTGCTGGCGCAACTGCACATCCGCATGCTGTGGCTGACGGTGCTGCCCTTCGTGGTGTCGCTGGCCTTGTGGGCGCTGTGCCTGTGGCTGGGACTGCAACCCGTGATCGACTGGTTGCAGGACTATTTCGTCTCGCACGGCATGTTCGGCGAGATCGGCGGCATGCTGGCCTGGTTCGGCATGGGTGCGCTCAAGACGGTGCTGGTGCCGCTCTTGGCCATGTGGACCCTGCTGCCGCTGATGATCATCACGGCCCTGGTTTTCGTGGGCCTGTTCACCATTCCCGCCATCGCCCGCCACATCGGTGCGCGCCACTACCCCATGCTGGAGAAGCGCTATGGCGGCAGCGTGGCCGGTAGCCTGTGGACGTCGCTGTGGTGCTTTGCGGTCTTCACGGTGCTGTGGATTTCCACCATCTGGGTATTCCTGATCCCGCCGCTGGCCCTGGTCATCCATTCCCTGCTGTGGGGCTGGCTGACCTATCGCGTCATGGCCTACGACACCCTGGCCGACTATGCCAGCGCCGAGGAGCGGCGCGCCGTGCTGCATCTGCATCGCTGGCCGCTGCTGGCGGTAGGCACCGTGGCTGGTGCGCTGGGCGCTGCGCCCACGCTGCTGTGGCTGGGCGGGGTGTTGTCGGTGATCCTGCTGCCGGCGCTGGCGGCCTTGGCGATCTGGCTGTATGTGGTGGTGTTCGTCTTCACCGGCCTGTGGTTCCAGTTCTATTGCCTGGAAGCCCTGTTGCGCCATCGTCGTGGCCAGGCGCCGGACGGGCCGCAAGGCGAGATCAAGGACGTGACGCCACGTTGA
- a CDS encoding acyl-CoA-binding protein: MSTLQEQFEAAVAESKSLPERPDNMTLLKMYGLYKQGSNGDVQGERPGMTDFVARAKYDAWAALKGKPQAEAQQEYIDIFNELKG, encoded by the coding sequence ATGAGCACCCTGCAAGAACAGTTCGAAGCGGCCGTGGCCGAATCCAAGAGCCTGCCCGAGCGTCCCGACAACATGACCCTGCTGAAGATGTACGGTCTCTACAAGCAAGGCAGCAACGGCGACGTGCAGGGCGAACGTCCCGGCATGACCGACTTCGTGGCCCGCGCCAAGTATGACGCCTGGGCCGCCTTGAAGGGCAAGCCGCAGGCCGAAGCGCAACAGGAATACATCGACATCTTCAATGAACTGAAGGGTTGA
- a CDS encoding polysaccharide deacetylase family protein, with translation MKQPLPRKSLRGLCLFALLAAGQVLAQPATPQESACKGRIYLTFDTGSQSQAELIEQTLQRHHIKATFFLANEKTIHGDYSLDPGWAPLWKRLAGEGHAFGTHTFDHVYVIRDLPEGKIEVRPQFGAQAGKKLQWTPAQYCEEMKRVDQRFQELTGRKLDPLWRAPGGRLTPNLLKAGQACGYAHVAWAPAGFSGDELPSDKFPNEMLLKKALDGLKDGDIFLAHMGIWSRQDPWAPAVLEPLITGLEHKGFCFATLRDHPAYRHLFTVGKER, from the coding sequence ATGAAGCAGCCTCTCCCCAGAAAGTCCCTGCGCGGCCTGTGCCTGTTCGCCCTGCTGGCGGCAGGCCAGGTCCTTGCGCAACCGGCCACGCCGCAAGAGTCGGCCTGCAAGGGCAGGATCTACCTGACCTTCGATACCGGCAGCCAGTCCCAGGCCGAACTGATCGAGCAGACCCTGCAGCGCCACCACATCAAGGCCACCTTCTTCCTCGCCAACGAAAAGACCATCCACGGCGACTATTCCCTCGATCCGGGCTGGGCGCCGCTGTGGAAGCGGCTGGCCGGCGAAGGGCATGCCTTTGGTACGCATACCTTCGACCATGTCTATGTGATCCGCGACCTGCCCGAGGGCAAGATCGAAGTGCGTCCGCAGTTCGGCGCGCAGGCCGGCAAGAAGCTGCAATGGACACCGGCCCAGTATTGCGAAGAGATGAAGCGGGTCGACCAGCGCTTCCAGGAGCTGACCGGGCGCAAGCTCGATCCGCTGTGGCGCGCGCCGGGCGGACGCCTGACACCCAATCTGCTCAAGGCCGGCCAGGCCTGCGGCTATGCCCATGTGGCCTGGGCGCCGGCGGGATTCTCGGGCGACGAACTGCCCAGCGACAAATTCCCCAACGAGATGTTGCTGAAAAAGGCGCTCGATGGCCTCAAGGATGGTGATATCTTCCTGGCCCATATGGGCATCTGGTCGCGCCAGGACCCGTGGGCGCCGGCTGTGCTGGAACCCCTGATCACCGGGCTGGAGCACAAGGGCTTCTGCTTTGCCACCTTGCGCGATCATCCGGCCTACCGCCACCTGTTCACCGTCGGCAAGGAACGCTGA
- a CDS encoding competence/damage-inducible protein A yields MAFGLIIIGDEILSGRRVDKHFPKVLELLSQRGLQLSWAEYVGDDRERITATLKRTLASNDVVFCTGGIGATPDDHTRQCAAAALGVSLALHPEAKEKIQERIADMAREAGSTPDFDAPENQHRLKMGEFPQGASIIPNPYNKIPGFSLKNPGGQGAHYFAPGFPVMAWPMFEWVLDTHYADQFHRQAWAERSMLVFEAMESTLTPLMEAIEAQFPLVKVFSLPHVGDEKTRRHIDLGVKGDPAQVEPAFEKMQEGLRSLRAEYQISA; encoded by the coding sequence ATGGCATTCGGACTCATCATCATCGGCGACGAGATCCTCTCGGGCCGCCGTGTCGACAAGCATTTTCCCAAGGTATTGGAGCTGCTCTCGCAGCGCGGCCTGCAGTTGTCGTGGGCAGAATACGTGGGCGACGACCGCGAGCGCATCACCGCCACCCTCAAGCGTACTCTGGCCAGCAATGATGTCGTGTTCTGCACCGGCGGCATTGGCGCCACCCCCGACGACCATACCCGCCAGTGCGCTGCTGCTGCCTTGGGCGTGTCGCTGGCGCTGCACCCCGAGGCCAAGGAAAAGATCCAGGAACGCATCGCCGACATGGCCCGCGAGGCGGGATCGACGCCCGATTTCGACGCCCCCGAGAATCAGCACCGCCTGAAGATGGGTGAGTTTCCCCAGGGCGCTTCCATCATCCCCAATCCCTACAACAAGATCCCCGGCTTCTCGCTGAAGAACCCGGGCGGGCAGGGTGCGCACTATTTTGCGCCGGGTTTCCCGGTGATGGCCTGGCCGATGTTCGAATGGGTGCTCGATACCCACTACGCCGACCAGTTCCACCGCCAGGCCTGGGCCGAGCGCTCCATGCTGGTGTTCGAAGCCATGGAGTCGACCCTGACGCCGCTGATGGAAGCGATCGAAGCGCAGTTCCCGCTGGTGAAGGTCTTCAGCCTGCCGCATGTGGGCGATGAAAAGACCCGCCGCCACATCGACCTCGGTGTCAAGGGAGACCCGGCCCAGGTCGAGCCCGCCTTCGAGAAGATGCAGGAAGGCCTGCGCAGCCTGCGCGCCGAGTACCAGATCAGCGCCTGA
- a CDS encoding helix-turn-helix transcriptional regulator translates to MEPDLARRALGEFIKTQRQQMAPADAGLPAMALAGRRRTPGLRREEVAQLCGISVTWYTWIEQGRTESVSPQALARIADALRLPRAKRTYLFELAGKKDPAAPDQHEESSIAPEILEVVSQFRAPAYLLDRTWNTVAWNPAARKLFGGWLEDRSTRPNLLRFMFASEQARSLTVDWEQRAHRLVAEFRADCAALLDDPAVQRLVDELSACNALFQRAWRLQDVVAREGGERRFRTPQGTELRYLQVNFRVANRPDLKLVTLMPAAD, encoded by the coding sequence ATGGAACCCGATCTCGCCCGCCGCGCCCTTGGCGAATTCATCAAGACCCAGCGCCAGCAGATGGCCCCTGCCGATGCGGGCCTGCCGGCCATGGCGCTGGCCGGCCGCCGCCGCACGCCCGGACTGCGACGTGAAGAAGTGGCGCAGTTGTGCGGCATCAGCGTGACCTGGTACACCTGGATCGAACAGGGGCGCACCGAGTCGGTCTCGCCACAGGCGCTGGCGCGCATCGCCGATGCCTTGCGACTGCCGCGCGCCAAGCGCACCTACCTGTTTGAACTGGCGGGAAAGAAAGATCCGGCCGCCCCGGACCAGCATGAAGAAAGCAGCATCGCGCCGGAAATCCTGGAGGTCGTCAGCCAGTTCCGCGCACCCGCCTATCTGCTGGACCGGACCTGGAACACCGTGGCCTGGAACCCGGCGGCGCGCAAGCTCTTCGGCGGCTGGCTGGAGGACAGGAGCACGCGCCCCAACCTGCTGCGCTTCATGTTCGCCAGCGAACAGGCGCGTAGTCTGACGGTGGACTGGGAGCAGCGGGCGCACCGGCTGGTGGCGGAATTCCGCGCTGATTGCGCGGCCCTGCTGGACGATCCGGCAGTGCAGCGGCTGGTGGATGAGCTGTCGGCCTGCAACGCCCTGTTCCAGCGCGCCTGGCGCTTGCAGGATGTGGTGGCGCGCGAGGGCGGCGAGCGCCGCTTCCGTACGCCCCAGGGAACAGAACTGCGCTATCTGCAGGTCAACTTCCGCGTGGCCAATCGGCCCGACCTGAAATTGGTGACCCTGATGCCGGCGGCGGACTGA
- a CDS encoding beta-propeller fold lactonase family protein, with product MLRRIRQYFSLTLRAACVSAVLAVSAHANVVVVLNSGDASVSLLDETGEKELSTFSVGKEPHHLMATPDNKSLIVASATGNQLLFLDPKTGAVQRKIRDIIDPYQIGFTPDQKWFVATGLRLDRVDVYSYDGQDLKLSKRIPLPKTPSHIAFDNASTTAFITQQGSDQISAIDLATQQVKWTMPVGKLPAGIIMTPDNKYLMVGIMGADYVEVIDWRTQKIVKKIKTGVGAHNFRGQGDKRFVYVSNRVANTISVVDMTTLENVGTIKVPGGPDCMEVTSDGKTMWATLRWVKKVAVIDLASRSVTKVIPVGRSPHGIYLHNRAPDL from the coding sequence ATGTTGCGTAGAATCCGCCAATATTTTTCCCTTACCCTTCGCGCAGCATGCGTCTCGGCCGTCCTGGCCGTCTCGGCACACGCCAACGTGGTCGTGGTCCTCAATTCGGGCGATGCCTCGGTCTCCTTGCTGGACGAGACCGGCGAAAAGGAGCTTTCGACCTTCTCGGTGGGCAAGGAACCGCACCACCTGATGGCCACGCCCGACAACAAATCGCTGATCGTGGCCAGCGCCACCGGCAACCAGCTGCTGTTCCTGGACCCCAAGACCGGCGCGGTGCAACGCAAGATCCGCGACATCATCGATCCCTACCAGATCGGCTTCACCCCTGACCAGAAATGGTTCGTCGCCACCGGCCTGCGCCTGGACCGCGTCGATGTCTACAGCTATGACGGCCAGGATCTGAAGCTGTCCAAGCGCATCCCGCTGCCCAAGACGCCCAGCCATATCGCCTTCGACAACGCCAGCACCACCGCCTTCATCACCCAGCAGGGCAGCGACCAGATCAGCGCCATCGACCTGGCCACCCAGCAGGTCAAATGGACGATGCCGGTGGGCAAGCTGCCGGCCGGGATCATCATGACGCCGGACAACAAGTATCTGATGGTCGGCATCATGGGGGCCGACTATGTCGAGGTGATCGACTGGCGCACCCAGAAGATCGTCAAGAAGATCAAGACCGGCGTCGGCGCGCACAATTTCCGTGGACAAGGCGACAAGCGCTTCGTCTACGTCTCCAACCGCGTCGCCAACACCATCAGCGTCGTCGACATGACCACGCTGGAAAACGTCGGCACCATCAAGGTGCCGGGTGGTCCGGACTGCATGGAAGTGACTTCCGACGGCAAGACCATGTGGGCCACGCTGCGCTGGGTCAAGAAAGTGGCGGTGATCGACCTGGCCAGCCGTTCGGTGACCAAGGTGATCCCGGTGGGCCGCTCGCCGCACGGCATCTATCTCCATAACCGCGCGCCCGATCTCTGA
- a CDS encoding FKBP-type peptidyl-prolyl cis-trans isomerase, with protein sequence MSTITTASGLQYEEINIGAGDEAKAGSHVTVHYTGWLQNDDGSAGSKFDSSKDRNDPFAFPLGAGHVIKGWDEGVQGMKVGGTRKLIIPASLGYGARGAGGVIPPNATLIFEVELLAV encoded by the coding sequence ATGTCCACGATCACGACAGCTTCCGGGCTGCAATATGAAGAAATCAACATTGGCGCAGGCGACGAAGCCAAGGCCGGCAGCCATGTCACGGTGCATTACACCGGCTGGCTGCAGAACGATGACGGCAGCGCCGGCAGCAAGTTCGACTCCAGCAAGGACCGCAATGACCCGTTCGCCTTCCCGCTGGGCGCAGGCCACGTGATCAAGGGCTGGGACGAAGGTGTGCAGGGCATGAAGGTCGGCGGCACCCGCAAGCTGATCATCCCGGCCAGCCTCGGTTATGGCGCACGCGGCGCCGGCGGCGTGATCCCACCCAACGCCACGCTGATCTTCGAAGTCGAACTGCTGGCCGTCTGA
- a CDS encoding histone deacetylase: MVKYRMIREGAARTVPGLEFHEAMPASDGELALAHHPDYIGRASRGELTAAEQREIGFPWSPEMVERSRRSSGATIAACRAAFSEGVAVNLAGGTHHAYGDHGAGFCVFNDAAIAARLMQAERRAARVAIVDLDVHQGNGTAAILARDDSVFTLSLHGQNNYPFEKEQSDLDVALPDGVGDEDYLCALQQALATLQQRFAPQLLIYLAGADPHEGDRLGKMKLSLAGLAARDQAVFSYAREHEIPVAVTMAGGYGREIEQTVAVHLQTIRLASLHAARWSSRQAEPGPAPMMENKK; this comes from the coding sequence ATGGTCAAGTACCGCATGATCCGCGAAGGGGCGGCGCGCACGGTGCCAGGCCTGGAATTCCATGAAGCCATGCCAGCTTCGGACGGTGAGCTGGCCCTGGCGCATCATCCGGATTACATCGGTCGCGCCAGCCGTGGCGAGCTGACGGCCGCTGAGCAGCGCGAGATCGGCTTTCCCTGGTCGCCCGAGATGGTGGAGCGCTCGCGCCGCTCCTCGGGGGCGACCATTGCCGCCTGCCGCGCCGCCTTCAGCGAGGGTGTCGCCGTCAACCTGGCCGGCGGCACGCATCACGCCTACGGCGACCACGGCGCGGGGTTTTGCGTCTTCAATGACGCCGCCATCGCCGCGCGCCTGATGCAGGCCGAACGCCGCGCCGCCCGCGTCGCCATCGTCGATCTGGATGTCCATCAGGGCAATGGCACGGCAGCGATCCTGGCGCGTGACGATTCGGTGTTCACCCTGTCGTTGCATGGACAGAACAACTATCCCTTCGAGAAGGAGCAGAGCGACCTGGACGTAGCGCTGCCCGATGGCGTGGGCGATGAGGACTACCTGTGCGCCTTGCAGCAGGCGCTGGCGACGCTGCAGCAGCGCTTTGCCCCGCAATTGCTGATCTACCTGGCAGGGGCAGACCCCCATGAGGGCGACAGGCTGGGCAAGATGAAACTGAGCCTGGCGGGACTGGCCGCACGCGACCAGGCCGTGTTTTCCTATGCCCGCGAGCACGAAATCCCGGTTGCGGTTACGATGGCGGGCGGTTACGGACGGGAGATCGAACAGACCGTGGCCGTACACCTACAAACGATAAGACTGGCCAGCCTCCACGCCGCGCGCTGGAGCAGCCGACAAGCTGAACCGGGCCCAGCCCCGATGATGGAAAACAAGAAATGA